Proteins encoded within one genomic window of Cytophagales bacterium:
- a CDS encoding uracil-DNA glycosylase family protein: MDQLLSDIRNCTICQEHLALGPRPIVAASPESKIAIIGQAPGSAVHKSGIPWDDKSGDNLRKWMEISKEIFYDPETIAIVPMGFCYPGKGKSGDLPPRPECAPQWHAPLLNQLKNIQLTLLIGKYAQDHYLEDRGMKTLTETVQNFEAYLPSHFVLPHPSPRNNIWQAKHPWFPEQVLPKLKERIAEIL; this comes from the coding sequence ATGGATCAACTACTCTCAGACATCCGGAATTGCACCATCTGTCAGGAGCACCTGGCCCTTGGACCAAGACCTATTGTAGCTGCTTCGCCTGAAAGCAAGATTGCAATCATAGGGCAGGCTCCGGGATCGGCTGTCCACAAAAGTGGCATTCCCTGGGATGACAAGAGTGGGGACAACCTGAGAAAGTGGATGGAAATTTCTAAGGAGATTTTCTATGATCCTGAGACAATCGCCATAGTCCCGATGGGATTTTGCTATCCTGGCAAGGGAAAGTCAGGTGACTTGCCACCCCGACCGGAATGTGCTCCCCAATGGCACGCTCCTCTCCTGAATCAGCTCAAAAACATTCAGTTGACCCTGCTAATTGGAAAATATGCACAGGATCATTACCTGGAAGATCGTGGGATGAAGACATTGACTGAAACGGTCCAGAACTTTGAAGCTTACCTACCTTCTCATTTTGTATTGCCACACCCTTCGCCACGCAACAACATCTGGCAAGCAAAACATCCGTGGTTTCCGGAACAGGTCTTACCCAAATTGAAGGAACGGATCGCAGAGATACTGTAA
- a CDS encoding Gfo/Idh/MocA family oxidoreductase, with protein MSNRRNFIKTIGTGAASLALQPAFSNIIIPGQKVLGVALVGLGYYSRDLLAPALQRTNHCKLTGIVTGTPAKISRWQRNYSIKDKNVYNYQNMHEIASNDEIDVIYIVLPTGLHAKYSVIAANTGKHVWCEKPMAVTTNECQQMIDACRKNKVKLSIGYRMQHEPNTQTVMKYAVSKPYGKITALKAEAGYYDGRTNHWKQNKALGGGAMYDMGVYPLNALRYATGQEPIRVSARHETNRPKVYDEVDETTFFELDFGAGLKGQGATSLGAGMNELTVTCENGWYNLIPMQAYGGVQGRTSDGVQLNQRIDNQQAKQMDDDALAIINDSPVLVPGEEGQRDIRIVEAIYQSAKTNQPVDL; from the coding sequence ATGAGTAATCGTCGGAATTTCATAAAAACCATCGGAACAGGCGCTGCATCTCTGGCTTTACAACCTGCTTTCTCCAACATCATCATTCCTGGACAAAAAGTATTGGGTGTGGCGTTGGTTGGACTAGGATATTACAGCCGCGACCTGTTAGCACCGGCCTTACAACGAACCAATCATTGCAAACTGACTGGCATTGTCACAGGAACACCAGCAAAGATCTCAAGATGGCAAAGGAACTACAGCATCAAAGACAAGAATGTCTACAACTACCAGAACATGCATGAGATTGCCAGTAATGATGAGATTGATGTGATCTATATTGTGTTGCCCACCGGGCTCCATGCCAAATATTCCGTGATTGCAGCCAATACAGGCAAACATGTGTGGTGTGAGAAACCCATGGCTGTAACAACTAATGAATGTCAGCAAATGATTGATGCATGTCGCAAAAACAAGGTGAAGTTGTCCATCGGTTATCGCATGCAACACGAGCCAAATACGCAAACGGTCATGAAATATGCTGTAAGTAAACCGTATGGAAAGATCACTGCACTGAAAGCCGAAGCAGGTTACTATGATGGCCGGACCAATCACTGGAAACAGAACAAAGCTCTTGGCGGAGGGGCCATGTATGACATGGGAGTCTATCCACTCAATGCACTGAGATACGCAACAGGTCAGGAACCGATTCGAGTAAGTGCGCGCCATGAAACCAATCGCCCCAAGGTGTATGATGAGGTAGATGAAACGACCTTCTTCGAGCTTGATTTCGGGGCAGGACTCAAAGGTCAGGGAGCCACAAGTCTCGGCGCTGGCATGAATGAGCTTACCGTAACTTGCGAAAATGGATGGTACAACCTGATCCCCATGCAGGCCTATGGTGGTGTACAAGGAAGGACCAGCGATGGGGTTCAATTGAACCAACGCATTGATAACCAGCAAGCCAAACAAATGGACGATGATGCCCTGGCCATCATCAATGATTCACCTGTCTTAGTTCCCGGAGAAGAGGGCCAACGGGATATTCGAATTGTAGAAGCGATCTATCAATCTGCAAAAACCAATCAACCTGTAGACCTTTGA